In Arthrobacter sp. SLBN-112, a genomic segment contains:
- a CDS encoding cation:dicarboxylate symporter family transporter produces MSSHTVQDHQHSPHPPKQSSRFGRLIRELWFQVLLGGVLGILVGMFIPQVGSQLTPLSDWFIALVKMIIIPVVFCVVTLGVASMDSLRKAGRIGIKALGYFIVLSLISMLIGLLVANIFHPGDGMNIDVSKLNADKIPGAGKSFDGIEFVNSLIPTSFFGALTSSAIPAALLVSIVFGAALNLSGESGVLLTGGIRALSTVIFRIVGWLMRLAPIGTFGALAATVAKYGATSLQQLGFLILLFTATCIVYVLVVLGIIARTCGLNIFTVMRYFKDELLIALATCSSEAVLPQVMKKLENMGVGKPTVGIVIPSAFSFNLDGSAIYLTMASVFLAQAVGIHLSWEQQLAMVGIMMISSKGTAGVAGGAFIVLAGSLGAVSAIPTAALALIVGVDRLLNEGRVFINVIGNVLATVVVGKWEKDFDLEQARNVIHASGRKKNELPARTADHVETETVDAH; encoded by the coding sequence ATGTCTTCCCACACTGTGCAGGACCACCAGCATTCCCCACACCCGCCCAAACAGTCGTCCCGGTTCGGGCGTCTGATCCGTGAACTCTGGTTCCAGGTACTCCTCGGAGGAGTCCTCGGCATCCTCGTAGGCATGTTCATCCCGCAGGTCGGCTCGCAGCTGACCCCTCTCAGCGACTGGTTCATCGCCCTGGTCAAGATGATCATCATCCCGGTCGTCTTCTGCGTCGTCACCCTCGGCGTTGCGTCCATGGACAGCCTCCGCAAAGCAGGACGAATCGGCATCAAGGCCCTTGGTTACTTCATCGTCCTCTCCCTCATCTCGATGCTCATCGGCCTGCTCGTCGCCAACATCTTCCACCCCGGCGACGGCATGAACATCGACGTGTCCAAGCTGAACGCCGACAAGATCCCCGGCGCCGGCAAGAGCTTTGACGGCATCGAGTTCGTCAACAGCCTGATCCCCACGTCATTCTTCGGCGCCCTCACCAGCAGCGCCATCCCGGCCGCCCTCCTGGTCTCCATCGTCTTCGGCGCAGCACTGAACCTCTCGGGCGAATCCGGTGTCCTGCTCACCGGCGGCATCCGCGCCCTATCCACCGTTATTTTCCGGATCGTTGGCTGGCTCATGCGCCTGGCACCCATCGGCACCTTCGGCGCCCTCGCCGCTACCGTGGCCAAGTACGGGGCTACCAGCCTTCAGCAGCTCGGCTTCCTCATCCTGCTCTTCACCGCCACCTGCATCGTTTACGTCCTCGTCGTCCTCGGCATCATCGCCCGGACCTGCGGCCTGAACATCTTCACCGTCATGCGCTACTTCAAAGACGAGCTCCTGATCGCCTTGGCAACATGCTCAAGCGAGGCCGTGCTCCCGCAGGTCATGAAGAAGCTCGAAAACATGGGCGTCGGCAAGCCGACCGTCGGCATCGTCATTCCGTCCGCGTTCTCCTTCAACCTCGACGGATCCGCGATCTACCTGACCATGGCATCCGTCTTCCTGGCCCAGGCCGTCGGGATCCACCTCTCCTGGGAACAGCAGCTGGCCATGGTCGGCATCATGATGATTTCCAGCAAGGGAACAGCCGGCGTCGCCGGCGGAGCCTTCATCGTGCTCGCCGGCTCCCTGGGAGCCGTCAGCGCGATCCCCACCGCGGCCCTCGCGCTCATCGTCGGCGTTGACCGCCTCCTGAACGAAGGCCGCGTCTTCATCAACGTCATCGGCAACGTGCTGGCAACAGTCGTCGTCGGCAAATGGGAGAAAGACTTCGACCTGGAACAGGCCCGCAACGTGATACACGCATCGGGTCGAAAGAAAAACGAACTTCCGGCAAGGACGGCCGACCACGTCGAGACCGAGACGGTCGACGCCCACTAA
- a CDS encoding mandelate racemase/muconate lactonizing enzyme family protein: MKIVSAHVGTIPISSSIRNAFIDFTKMDCTIIALVSDVFVDGNPLVGYGFNSNGRYNATGILQDRILPRLMDAPAEDLMDENGELSPEKAWDIMMSNEKPGGHGERSVAVGVADMALHDLAAKIAGVPLYRWISDHYGDGNPDKDVFVYAAGGYYAPGKTLEDLQNEMRGFLDQGYNIVKMKIGGADLAEDLRRIEAVIEVLDGDASRLMVDVNGKFDLDTALEYGKAIDKYGLFWYEEVGDPLDYALNATLSEHYRNSIATGENLFSLQDARNLVRYGGMRPDRDFIQVDPALSYGLTEYRRIQDMLAQHGWSSRRCIPHGGHQFSLHIAAALKLGGNESYPGEFQPTGGFTDDAVVVNSRVAPGDLPGIGLEGKAEFYKVLRGLHE; this comes from the coding sequence ATGAAAATCGTTTCCGCCCACGTAGGCACCATCCCCATCAGTTCCTCCATCCGGAACGCGTTCATTGACTTCACCAAGATGGACTGCACAATCATCGCGCTCGTCTCCGATGTCTTCGTTGACGGCAACCCGCTGGTCGGCTACGGGTTCAACTCCAACGGCCGCTACAACGCGACGGGCATCTTGCAGGACCGCATCCTGCCGCGCCTGATGGATGCTCCTGCCGAGGATCTCATGGATGAGAACGGCGAACTGTCACCGGAAAAGGCATGGGACATCATGATGTCCAACGAAAAGCCCGGTGGCCACGGCGAACGGTCGGTCGCCGTCGGCGTGGCCGACATGGCCCTGCACGACCTCGCCGCAAAGATCGCCGGTGTCCCCTTGTACCGCTGGATCTCGGACCACTACGGTGACGGCAATCCGGACAAGGACGTCTTCGTTTATGCCGCCGGCGGCTACTACGCCCCCGGCAAGACCTTGGAAGACCTGCAGAACGAAATGCGCGGCTTCCTTGACCAGGGCTACAACATTGTCAAGATGAAGATCGGCGGCGCCGACCTGGCAGAGGACCTTCGCCGCATCGAGGCCGTGATCGAGGTCCTCGACGGCGATGCGTCCCGCCTGATGGTGGACGTCAACGGCAAGTTCGACCTGGACACCGCCCTGGAATATGGAAAAGCCATCGATAAGTACGGACTGTTCTGGTACGAAGAAGTCGGCGACCCGCTGGACTACGCCCTGAACGCCACCCTTTCCGAGCACTACCGGAACAGCATCGCCACGGGAGAGAACCTGTTCTCCCTCCAGGACGCACGGAACCTGGTCCGCTACGGCGGCATGCGCCCGGACCGGGACTTCATCCAGGTCGACCCGGCCCTGAGCTACGGCCTCACCGAATACCGCCGGATCCAGGACATGCTTGCCCAGCACGGCTGGTCCTCCCGCCGCTGCATCCCCCACGGCGGACACCAGTTCTCCCTGCACATCGCCGCAGCCCTCAAGCTCGGCGGCAACGAGTCCTACCCCGGCGAATTCCAGCCCACCGGCGGCTTCACCGACGACGCAGTCGTCGTCAACAGCCGCGTAGCCCCCGGCGACCTGCCCGGCATTGGCCTGGAAGGCAAGGCCGAGTTCTACAAGGTCCTGCGCGGCCTGCACGAGTAA
- a CDS encoding sugar O-acetyltransferase — MAHDYFSGDPRTNYERMAAGDLYMSDDPEISKRQQRAISLAGKFQAAFLEDAEGAQAVMRELLGHVGGDVHVRAPIYVDYGANISIGDGTFINYNLTALDVASISIGKDCQIGPNVQLLTPTHPVAAGPRRDKLEAAKPIVIGDNVWLGAGVIVLPGVTIGEDSVVGAGSVVTHDIPAGVVALGVPAKPVRSVEEWVNDSKV; from the coding sequence ATGGCCCACGACTACTTCTCCGGCGATCCGAGAACGAATTACGAACGTATGGCTGCCGGTGATCTGTACATGTCTGATGACCCTGAGATTTCCAAACGACAGCAGCGGGCCATCAGCTTGGCGGGGAAGTTCCAAGCGGCTTTTCTCGAGGATGCAGAAGGGGCCCAAGCGGTTATGAGGGAGCTTTTGGGTCACGTGGGCGGGGACGTCCATGTTCGCGCGCCTATCTATGTCGACTATGGAGCCAATATCTCGATAGGTGACGGCACGTTCATTAACTACAACCTGACGGCGCTGGATGTAGCTTCCATCAGCATCGGGAAGGATTGTCAGATTGGCCCTAACGTCCAACTGCTGACTCCTACACACCCTGTGGCTGCGGGACCTCGGCGGGACAAACTTGAGGCGGCCAAACCGATCGTCATTGGTGACAATGTGTGGTTGGGCGCCGGAGTTATCGTCCTCCCAGGGGTCACCATCGGAGAAGATAGTGTTGTAGGTGCCGGTTCGGTGGTCACCCATGACATTCCTGCAGGAGTTGTTGCTCTTGGTGTGCCGGCAAAACCCGTCCGATCTGTGGAGGAATGGGTCAATGACTCGAAGGTTTGA
- a CDS encoding GntR family transcriptional regulator encodes MSTNVFSSKGSLAYSELRQMILSGALAPGSRISQYELAENMQMSITPLREAIRRLSSEGLITMDTHRDSKVADMSAAEARELLEVRLSLEPSATELAAYRRTDDDVAMMRAAAEKLLPVTKVWGEDAIIAHREFHRAVYTASHNATLIKLLDDLWDKSDRYRRIGLELPSGDEPRTIDLNQHHQILELVTAGDGPGAAELARTHIANSLTASVTGALEERENASSPDLERTA; translated from the coding sequence ATGAGTACCAACGTCTTTTCGAGCAAGGGCAGCCTCGCGTACAGCGAATTGCGCCAGATGATCCTCTCCGGCGCCTTAGCCCCTGGCTCGCGCATTTCCCAGTACGAGTTGGCCGAGAACATGCAGATGAGCATCACCCCCCTGCGTGAAGCGATCCGCCGGCTCTCAAGCGAGGGCCTGATCACTATGGACACCCACCGCGACTCCAAGGTGGCCGACATGAGCGCCGCCGAAGCCCGCGAGCTCCTGGAAGTCCGCCTCTCCTTGGAGCCGTCAGCAACCGAACTGGCCGCCTACCGCCGGACCGACGACGATGTTGCCATGATGCGCGCTGCCGCCGAGAAGCTGTTGCCCGTCACTAAAGTGTGGGGCGAGGATGCCATCATCGCCCACCGTGAGTTCCACCGCGCCGTTTACACCGCTTCGCACAACGCCACCCTCATCAAGCTCCTGGACGATCTGTGGGACAAGTCGGACCGCTACCGGCGCATCGGCTTGGAACTGCCTTCCGGTGATGAGCCCCGCACCATCGACCTGAACCAGCACCACCAGATCCTGGAACTCGTCACCGCCGGAGACGGACCCGGCGCAGCAGAACTGGCCCGCACCCACATCGCCAACAGCCTCACCGCATCGGTAACTGGGGCGTTGGAGGAGCGGGAGAACGCATCATCACCCGACCTCGAAAGAACCGCTTAG
- a CDS encoding TetR family transcriptional regulator, with amino-acid sequence MTRRFDPERRNRILEATLELIAAEGVAGTSHRKIAALANVPLGSMTYHFAGIDELLHEALTLFATRISDRFERRMNEASSADDVKKAVVEMIVQDTYGDRDALVLTLELYTLAARKQEFRHLTHDWMMRSRTAFERHFDSTVARQLDALVEGLSIHRAFEPQDYDRTMVADAVDKLLDGVEPENFAVEPQGLGLFFSDGANPR; translated from the coding sequence ATGACTCGAAGGTTTGATCCGGAACGCCGGAATCGCATCCTCGAAGCTACTTTGGAATTGATAGCTGCCGAAGGGGTCGCCGGTACATCGCACCGGAAGATTGCTGCCTTGGCGAACGTGCCGTTGGGTTCCATGACCTACCATTTCGCCGGAATAGACGAGCTTCTCCATGAAGCGCTGACCCTGTTCGCCACCAGGATCAGTGACAGGTTCGAGCGGAGAATGAACGAGGCCTCGTCCGCAGATGATGTCAAGAAGGCCGTGGTAGAGATGATCGTGCAGGACACCTATGGAGACCGCGACGCATTGGTGTTGACGCTTGAGCTATACACTCTTGCAGCGCGCAAGCAGGAGTTCCGGCATCTAACGCATGACTGGATGATGCGCAGCAGGACGGCCTTTGAACGGCACTTCGATTCAACGGTGGCCCGGCAGCTCGATGCCCTCGTCGAGGGGCTATCGATACATCGAGCCTTCGAGCCCCAAGACTACGACCGCACGATGGTCGCCGACGCAGTCGACAAGCTGCTGGACGGCGTCGAACCGGAGAATTTCGCCGTGGAACCTCAGGGACTCGGCTTGTTTTTCTCCGACGGCGCGAATCCTCGCTAA
- a CDS encoding TetR family transcriptional regulator, whose protein sequence is MSDEEHLEPPTPLIRHSGPRKRRFDPRRKDRIVDAALVVLTANGVVGTTLRGIAVEADVPLGSLTYHFSGMQDLLKAVFRKFVAVKLERLERHLANCRSRAEATRQIMAMINEDASRPEAGLALSSEFQAMVLRDSDFLALASEWIEGSSRILEPHFGPEAAQLLESLMVGLAFRKYTSPEDWPEGLLGICTQLGTFGPGTPTPWA, encoded by the coding sequence ATGAGCGATGAAGAACATCTGGAACCGCCCACGCCCCTTATTCGCCACTCCGGCCCAAGAAAACGGAGGTTTGACCCGAGACGAAAAGACCGAATAGTAGACGCTGCCCTCGTTGTCCTCACAGCAAACGGCGTGGTAGGAACTACCCTGCGAGGCATCGCTGTTGAGGCCGATGTCCCGTTGGGGTCCTTGACCTATCACTTCTCTGGAATGCAGGATTTGCTCAAGGCCGTGTTCAGGAAGTTTGTCGCGGTCAAGCTCGAACGCCTGGAGCGCCATCTCGCCAACTGCCGCAGTCGAGCCGAGGCGACCCGCCAAATAATGGCAATGATCAACGAAGACGCCTCCCGGCCGGAGGCCGGACTGGCCCTTTCAAGCGAGTTCCAGGCTATGGTTCTGCGTGACTCCGACTTCTTAGCATTGGCCAGCGAGTGGATTGAAGGTAGCTCCCGAATCCTTGAACCCCATTTTGGCCCGGAGGCGGCTCAACTTCTGGAATCACTGATGGTCGGCCTGGCATTCCGAAAATACACATCACCGGAAGATTGGCCGGAAGGCCTTCTGGGTATATGTACTCAGCTCGGAACCTTTGGTCCCGGAACGCCCACTCCATGGGCGTAA
- a CDS encoding CoA ester lyase, whose protein sequence is MTQPTYMPQSTDDTSYSTPVLRNVLPGFVLERNIPAEIARSWLLVNAMKPELFDQSAVSRADSIILDIEDAVDPSQKDQARNNVIDWLTAGGQAWVRINDATSPFWADDLAGLRGTPGLLGVMLAKTESADQVTESFHRMDGNTPVIPLVESAIGIEEANHIAKAQGAFRLAFGSGDFRRDTGMAATPEAMAYPRAKLVVASRVGNLPGPIDGPTVGTNHPILREQTGITVMMGMTGKLCLAIDQTPVINEVISPTPSDVAWATDFMNDFEANGRVIRDGSDLPRLGRAEKIMKLAVAFGVQPAH, encoded by the coding sequence ATGACCCAGCCCACCTACATGCCCCAAAGCACCGACGACACCTCCTACTCCACCCCGGTCCTGAGGAATGTGCTCCCGGGCTTCGTCCTTGAACGCAATATCCCCGCAGAGATCGCCCGTTCCTGGCTGCTGGTCAATGCCATGAAGCCGGAACTCTTTGACCAGTCGGCCGTGTCCCGGGCTGACTCGATCATCCTGGATATTGAAGACGCGGTGGACCCGTCGCAGAAGGACCAGGCCCGGAACAACGTCATCGACTGGCTGACCGCCGGCGGCCAGGCCTGGGTCCGGATCAACGATGCCACCAGCCCGTTCTGGGCTGACGACCTCGCGGGCCTGCGCGGCACCCCGGGCCTGCTCGGTGTCATGCTCGCCAAGACCGAATCGGCTGACCAGGTGACCGAGAGCTTCCACCGCATGGACGGCAACACCCCCGTCATCCCCCTGGTGGAATCCGCCATCGGCATCGAGGAAGCCAACCACATCGCCAAGGCCCAGGGCGCGTTCCGTTTGGCCTTCGGTTCCGGCGACTTCCGCCGCGATACCGGCATGGCCGCCACCCCGGAAGCGATGGCCTACCCGCGCGCCAAGCTGGTCGTCGCCAGCCGCGTGGGCAACCTGCCCGGCCCCATCGACGGCCCCACCGTCGGCACCAACCACCCCATCCTGCGCGAGCAGACCGGCATCACGGTGATGATGGGCATGACCGGCAAGCTTTGCCTGGCCATTGACCAGACCCCGGTGATCAACGAGGTCATCAGCCCCACGCCGTCCGACGTCGCGTGGGCCACCGACTTCATGAACGACTTCGAGGCCAACGGCCGCGTTATCCGTGACGGCTCCGACCTGCCCCGCCTGGGCCGCGCCGAGAAGATCATGAAACTCGCCGTCGCCTTTGGGGTGCAGCCTGCCCACTAA
- a CDS encoding phosphotransferase, whose product MSNGPRPLARIHALDVPWTNVSIEDPASQDWSELAARATATGQPWAGELASQVETFLAIAHFVEACERRGPVVLTRRDIQPWNLLAREGRPVVLDWELSGMLDLSSELGSTALSLAKGPGLEDIEPAIFRSVLDGYVAGGGVLPPPGPGWFVFMIGGWLGHTRWNILRCLAGVESSTGPDLALSHESVRNGVRGLPDLFGRLGELVALLL is encoded by the coding sequence ATGTCGAACGGGCCTCGCCCCCTCGCTCGCATCCATGCGCTCGACGTCCCGTGGACGAATGTATCGATCGAGGACCCGGCGTCACAAGACTGGTCCGAGCTCGCCGCGCGGGCGACGGCAACCGGACAGCCGTGGGCCGGTGAGCTTGCCTCTCAAGTCGAGACGTTCCTCGCGATTGCCCACTTCGTCGAAGCCTGCGAACGGCGTGGCCCCGTCGTGCTGACCCGCAGGGACATCCAACCGTGGAATCTGCTCGCTCGAGAGGGGCGGCCGGTGGTGCTCGACTGGGAGCTCTCGGGGATGCTCGATTTGTCCAGTGAACTCGGCTCGACCGCGCTGAGCCTGGCAAAGGGACCCGGCTTGGAGGACATCGAGCCCGCCATTTTCCGCTCCGTTCTCGACGGCTATGTCGCGGGAGGCGGAGTGCTGCCGCCGCCAGGTCCAGGCTGGTTTGTCTTTATGATCGGCGGCTGGTTGGGGCACACGAGGTGGAACATCCTCCGGTGCCTCGCCGGTGTCGAGTCGAGCACCGGCCCTGACCTCGCGCTCTCGCACGAGTCCGTACGCAACGGTGTGCGCGGCCTCCCCGACCTGTTCGGGCGACTTGGAGAGCTCGTGGCGCTGCTCTTGTGA
- a CDS encoding GMC family oxidoreductase has product MTVQTPLQAHAPTKSSYDVVIVGSGMGGGTLAYALKDSGASILLIERGGFVPQEPQNWNPDAVFEQGRYKNAEKWYSSSGEAFSPGTYYYVGGNTKFYGSSLVRFRREDFAASEHEEGISPQWPFGYNDLSPYYSRAEHVYRVHGDHTDDPTLPRDEPFPYPAIGHEPEIQKVADGLRRQGLTPSNIPLGIDLRQGGTCIRCRTCDGFPCRVLAKMDADIACVRPALESGTVEILTGAYAEKVLTESSGQTATGVQVTVGGKSIVIEAGKVVVSCGAVNSAALLLRSANDKHPNGLANSSGMVGRNYMVHNNSIMVAFHPQRNKVEFQKTLYFNDYLLKGTQDFPYPLGHVQLIGKLQGAMLVGQKPLIPKWALDIAAGHSLDWWLFTEDLPDPENRVTLRDDKGIQINWTPNNVRAHQLLVKEVKRILHKMGYPMIFSETTGIAVNSHQAGTIKAGEDPRTSVLDSTCRTHDVDNLFVVDSSFFPSLPVMNPALTIAANAFRVAEHIVPGASQHWAAVRQNQFLPITPVLTGSNHND; this is encoded by the coding sequence ATGACTGTTCAGACTCCTTTGCAGGCGCATGCTCCCACGAAGTCGAGCTATGACGTTGTCATCGTCGGCAGTGGCATGGGTGGAGGCACCCTCGCCTATGCATTGAAGGACAGCGGGGCCAGCATTTTGCTTATCGAACGCGGAGGATTCGTACCGCAGGAGCCGCAGAACTGGAATCCGGACGCCGTCTTTGAGCAGGGCCGGTACAAGAACGCTGAGAAGTGGTACTCCTCGTCTGGGGAGGCCTTCAGTCCCGGGACGTACTACTACGTGGGAGGCAATACCAAGTTCTACGGTTCGTCGTTGGTCCGTTTCCGCCGTGAAGACTTTGCCGCCTCCGAGCACGAGGAAGGCATATCCCCTCAGTGGCCTTTCGGCTACAACGACCTTTCCCCTTACTATTCACGGGCGGAGCATGTCTACAGAGTCCACGGTGATCACACTGACGATCCCACTTTGCCTAGGGATGAACCGTTCCCGTACCCCGCGATTGGGCACGAACCCGAAATTCAAAAAGTTGCGGATGGCTTGCGCCGGCAGGGACTGACTCCGTCCAATATTCCCCTGGGCATCGACTTGAGGCAGGGCGGCACCTGCATTCGTTGCCGCACCTGCGACGGATTCCCTTGCCGGGTCCTTGCAAAAATGGACGCCGACATCGCTTGCGTCCGGCCAGCTCTTGAAAGCGGCACGGTCGAGATTCTCACCGGGGCCTACGCCGAGAAGGTCTTGACGGAGAGTTCGGGGCAGACGGCTACCGGCGTGCAGGTCACTGTCGGCGGGAAGAGCATCGTCATCGAAGCCGGCAAGGTCGTGGTTTCGTGTGGTGCGGTGAACTCAGCGGCCCTGCTGCTGAGGTCGGCGAATGATAAACACCCCAACGGGCTTGCCAATTCTTCGGGAATGGTCGGGCGAAACTACATGGTGCACAACAACAGCATCATGGTGGCATTCCACCCGCAGCGTAACAAAGTTGAGTTCCAAAAAACGCTCTACTTCAATGACTACCTGCTTAAGGGCACCCAAGACTTTCCCTATCCTCTCGGCCACGTTCAGCTCATCGGCAAACTCCAAGGTGCCATGCTGGTTGGGCAAAAACCCCTCATCCCCAAATGGGCGTTGGACATCGCCGCCGGGCACAGCCTCGACTGGTGGCTGTTCACTGAAGACCTGCCGGACCCTGAGAACCGTGTAACCCTCCGAGACGACAAGGGAATCCAGATCAACTGGACACCGAACAACGTCCGTGCCCATCAGCTTCTCGTAAAGGAGGTTAAACGGATTCTGCACAAGATGGGCTACCCGATGATCTTCAGCGAGACCACGGGGATCGCCGTGAACTCCCATCAGGCAGGAACCATCAAGGCTGGGGAAGACCCCCGGACCTCGGTGCTCGATTCGACCTGCCGCACCCACGATGTCGACAACCTCTTCGTCGTTGACTCGTCCTTCTTCCCATCGCTACCCGTGATGAACCCGGCCCTGACGATCGCAGCAAACGCCTTCCGCGTTGCTGAGCACATCGTGCCTGGGGCAAGCCAGCACTGGGCCGCGGTACGTCAGAACCAATTTCTACCGATAACACCCGTACTTACAGGAAGCAACCACAATGACTGA
- a CDS encoding tartrate dehydrogenase — protein MSKPHRIAVIPGDGIGTEVVPEGLRVLDAAASAFDLNLKYEHFDYASADYYTRHGKMLPDGWFEELNQFDSIFFGAVGWPDVVPDHVSLWGSLLQFRRHFDQYVSLRPVKLLPGVPSPLTGRAPGDVDFYVVRENTEGEYSSIGGKIFEGTDRETVVQETVMTRTGVDRILKYAFDLAQSRPRKHLTSATKSNGISITMPYWDERVEAMAKGFTDLKVDKYHIDILAANFVMHPDWFDVVVASNLFGDILSDLGPACTGTIGIAPSGNINPERRFPSLFEPVHGSAPDIAGKGIANPIGQIWCAAMMLDHLREPEAAAAITTAMETVLADGLQALTPDMGGNATTKELGEAVASALTAS, from the coding sequence ATGTCGAAACCCCACCGCATCGCAGTCATTCCCGGCGACGGAATCGGCACCGAAGTCGTGCCCGAAGGCCTGCGCGTCCTGGACGCCGCAGCCTCAGCCTTCGACCTGAACCTCAAATACGAGCACTTCGACTACGCCTCGGCTGACTACTACACCCGGCACGGCAAAATGCTGCCCGACGGGTGGTTTGAGGAACTGAACCAGTTCGACTCCATCTTCTTCGGCGCCGTCGGCTGGCCCGACGTCGTCCCTGACCACGTATCGCTGTGGGGAAGCCTGCTGCAGTTCCGCCGCCATTTCGACCAGTACGTCAGCCTGCGCCCGGTCAAGCTCCTTCCCGGGGTGCCCAGCCCCCTCACCGGGCGTGCCCCTGGCGACGTGGACTTCTACGTCGTGCGCGAAAACACCGAAGGCGAATACTCCAGCATCGGTGGGAAAATCTTCGAAGGCACCGACCGCGAAACCGTGGTCCAGGAAACCGTCATGACCCGCACCGGCGTGGACCGGATCCTCAAGTACGCCTTCGACCTCGCCCAAAGCCGGCCCAGGAAGCACCTGACCTCCGCCACGAAGAGCAACGGCATCTCCATCACCATGCCCTACTGGGACGAGCGCGTGGAAGCCATGGCGAAGGGTTTCACGGACCTGAAGGTGGACAAATACCACATCGACATCCTCGCGGCGAACTTCGTCATGCACCCGGACTGGTTCGACGTCGTCGTCGCCAGCAACCTCTTCGGCGACATCCTTTCCGACCTGGGCCCGGCGTGCACAGGGACCATCGGCATCGCCCCCAGCGGCAACATCAACCCAGAACGCCGGTTCCCCAGCCTCTTCGAGCCCGTCCACGGCTCCGCGCCGGACATTGCCGGCAAGGGCATCGCCAACCCCATCGGCCAGATCTGGTGCGCCGCAATGATGCTGGACCACCTGAGGGAACCCGAGGCCGCTGCCGCCATCACCACCGCCATGGAAACCGTGCTCGCCGATGGACTTCAGGCACTCACACCGGACATGGGCGGCAATGCCACCACAAAGGAACTGGGCGAAGCCGTGGCATCGGCCCTGACTGCATCATGA
- a CDS encoding phosphoglycerate dehydrogenase yields MARRILITTDYLHAGDAVYDLLCDHGLEPVYAPSKGSRTLEERRSLFGGISGAILASEPVTADMLSAAASLKVIARSGVGYDSIDVQAAAAQGIRVCNAPGTNHHSVAELAIGLIIMSARHLADVTTAVRQGGWPREAGHELRASTLGIIGFGPSGRATANLGAALGMNVLVSTAHPDPANTTFQFTDLDTVIAGADYLSLHTRGSQSTGKLIDAPRLQTMKPTAVLINTGRGSLVDEEALAEALSVGTIGGAALDVLESEPLPDDSPLRGLENVLITSHLAGQTIEARARAGLAAAHAVIDVLENREPAHPVDR; encoded by the coding sequence ATGGCCCGGCGCATACTCATCACTACCGACTACCTGCACGCCGGAGATGCCGTCTACGACCTCCTCTGCGACCATGGCCTGGAACCCGTCTACGCACCGTCCAAAGGCTCACGGACACTGGAGGAACGCCGCTCGTTGTTCGGGGGCATATCCGGCGCGATCCTCGCCAGCGAACCGGTCACAGCGGACATGCTCTCCGCCGCCGCATCCCTGAAAGTCATCGCCCGCAGCGGCGTGGGCTACGACTCCATCGACGTCCAGGCCGCGGCCGCACAAGGAATCAGGGTCTGCAACGCCCCCGGAACAAACCACCACTCGGTCGCCGAATTGGCCATCGGACTGATCATCATGTCCGCACGCCATCTCGCGGACGTTACCACCGCTGTCCGCCAGGGCGGCTGGCCCCGGGAAGCCGGCCACGAACTGCGCGCATCCACTCTCGGCATCATCGGCTTCGGTCCCAGCGGACGCGCCACCGCGAACCTGGGCGCAGCCCTGGGCATGAACGTCCTGGTCAGCACCGCCCACCCGGACCCAGCAAACACCACGTTCCAGTTCACGGATCTTGACACCGTCATCGCCGGCGCGGACTACCTCTCCCTGCATACCCGCGGAAGCCAAAGCACCGGCAAACTCATCGACGCGCCCCGGCTGCAAACAATGAAACCCACCGCCGTCCTTATCAACACCGGCCGCGGCTCCCTCGTGGACGAAGAGGCCCTGGCCGAGGCACTCTCCGTCGGCACCATCGGCGGCGCCGCGCTGGACGTACTCGAGAGCGAACCCCTACCCGACGACAGCCCCCTACGCGGCCTGGAGAATGTGCTCATCACCTCCCACCTCGCCGGACAAACGATCGAGGCACGGGCACGGGCCGGCCTGGCTGCCGCACACGCCGTCATAGACGTCCTCGAAAACCGCGAACCGGCCCACCCGGTCGACCGCTAA